agaagtaGAATCTCAGCTTACCTTTGATCTTGGCGATCATGTCGTCGAGAGACATATCTAAAAGTTACAAGAGGCGCGCGATGATGACgagagaaggagaaaacaaAAGCTCATTAAAAAGGATAATATTAAATCTGTAGAGCGAGAGAAGGCGTCATCAAGGTTTCGTGGTGTAGTTGGTTATCACGTCAGTCTAACACACTGAAGGTCTCCGGTTCGAACCCGGGCGAAgccataatttcaatttttttaatctgtcCATTTTTTgtagaattctttttttttttctctatttgtTGTTTAAGAATTTTAACAATGTTTTGactggatgatgatgatttgtgGATGTACAGAAACTTCTTTCGACCTTGACAAAATCGAATGTCAATCCATGTCCAACAATGATTCAAGCTTGCTTCTGAGCTCTGTTCATAACCAACGGTTGAACGAAGACGCTACAGATGACAGGAGTAAGAATCATAGGCCACAGCCTACTGTCCTCAAACGAAGACTCAATGAATACACTCTCAAACGTCACTGCCTCATAATCAACCAAATCCAGAAGGTCAAAGAAATCTGAATCTCGTACCAAGAACTAAATCACGAGCCTTAACAAAAAGAACCTTCAACGTAGACGAGCATAGAACATAGAGGAGACGACCGGATATGTTCAACCCCTAAATATATACATTCCTTTCCAAAAATTGAAAGATCCTAATTTCGAACATGAGTTACATACAATCATATTTCATTTCCTCTAGAGAAAATTACAATCAAAGAGAGAATATATACACTTTAATATACAAGACAAGTTATTGCACACAATATATAATACGAGTAAACACCAACTGAAATATAAGCAAACAAACTTAAGGCATTTAGTCTTTTTgacatttaacaaaaaattcCACTTCCAACACGcacaaaaatttgattttgagagttgagaaatgagacTCATCAGGTTGTTCAAGGAAGTCGGCATGGAGATTTGTGATAAGTAAGAAGACTCCCACACATTTGACAAAGACATCTTTTAAGTTATCAAACACAAATCTAACCTCAACAGGTTAACCCCACACACATAGTGACATATAGACAAAGGCTACACGATTGTAAAGGATCCACTCTAGAAAAGAGATAATCTTAGACACAAAATATATACTGTGGATGGAGGATCAAATGCCGCAAAGCACTTAGAAGCTTACATTAAAAACACATGAAAACATCAAACCGCCGAAGCTTTAAAATCAACGCTCAAGATGACACAAATAGCGAATATAAACTTCATTATAGATCTCAATATCGACGCATTAAAGATACAAAGACATGGGACAttagattcgaaacataccaaTTCGCAGTACTTTACAAAACATGAGATTGCAAAAACGCAAGAGATAAAAACCCTAACTCAAACAGTTCAGGAGCTCGTGAACTTAGTCACCGCCTTGGTCCCTTCGGAAACAGCGTGTTTCGCCAGCTCACCAGGCAAGACGAGTCTCACAGCCGTCTGAATCTCCCGGGAAGTGATCGTGGGCTTCTTGTTGTACCTCGCGAGCTTGGaagactcgccggcgagcttcTCGAAGATGTCGTTGATGAAGCTGTTCATGATCCCCATGGCTTTGCTCGAGATCCCGATGTCTGGGTGGACCTGCTTCAGCACCTTGAAGATGTAGATC
The window above is part of the Brassica napus cultivar Da-Ae chromosome C3, Da-Ae, whole genome shotgun sequence genome. Proteins encoded here:
- the LOC106386867 gene encoding histone H2B.3-like, whose protein sequence is MAPKAAEKKPAEKKTAEKAPAEKKPKAGKKLPKDPSAVAGDKKKKRSKKSVETYKIYIFKVLKQVHPDIGISSKAMGIMNSFINDIFEKLAGESSKLARYNKKPTITSREIQTAVRLVLPGELAKHAVSEGTKAVTKFTSS